A region of Drosophila mauritiana strain mau12 chromosome 3L, ASM438214v1, whole genome shotgun sequence DNA encodes the following proteins:
- the LOC117141815 gene encoding uncharacterized protein LOC117141815: MILQSEFAKIDDALDICVSMEEDLNECLNNVEAMIQKYNAPGRYTISMDPFAEDFQLNTSESTDLDGSSIVSGDSELDMLSQLYGARSAQELDESYVDVRYKFIKLKRSYEGALTHFQRIVDCADRQHKISHRIFMNSQDSKGKLCRH, encoded by the coding sequence ATGATACTACAATCGGAATTTGCAAAAATCGACGATGCCCTTGACATCTGTGTCTCCATGGAGGAGGATCTGAACGAGTGTCTGAATAATGTGGAGGCCATGATCCAGAAGTACAATGCTCCCGGACGCTACACCATATCCATGGATCCCTTCGCAGAGGATTTTCAACTGAACACCAGCGAGTCCACGGACTTGGATGGGTCGTCCATAGTAAGTGGTGACTCCGAGCTGGACATGCTAAGCCAACTCTACGGAGCCAGAAGTGCCCAGGAGTTGGATGAATCTTACGTCGATGTGCGCTATAAGTTCATCAAGCTGAAGCGGTCCTACGAGGGTGCCTTAACCCATTTTCAAAGGATCGTTGACTGTGCTGATCGTCAACACAAGATTTCACATCGCATTTTTATGAACTCGCAGGATAGCAAGGGGAAGCTGTGCAGGCACTAG
- the LOC117141804 gene encoding reticulocyte-binding protein PFD0110w — translation MRHQENIPESGSASSTSKASSETDLCEDYDYISKWNDKQLKINDQLRDFQLVMDSIKTSFNRTTSIEKCCFYENNSMVLLIENVNEIDPVNQIQFSKDLSTNLKNILSKIKKTVVKAFNSCCENLRGVIEKVKGEVEEKVKDIELKYKEMDIESSKRSDGIRKKVKQLEGRMEAVKSSLDKLQKEMDKNDGKTNCGEELKEQIAVLDSNISTSKNEAEKEFNKLNNRLKEIKEKLWNQDKISDAFKKSLEDGAEITKNIIYKSKNNCGNMNSSPDKQIQKEDLINLKKKTENLQRLIINITNKMGNFKNQGSSTSFSVTLNTCMTNNAKLNAIQSLLQEMIKQQNQTCSKATKDMTINGSPPGNPSCSSEDKLKERLKTLQNESAILDDELKKFPKCCQKIDKLNVRAEQITNELQILNITYNNQIKGNTNKFNTLKDDLDVNVRRMGQINSSNLNNSVQKQVKELQSKVYKAAINLEALKETQDDFIKLMESTKHQKYSPNEMEKLRKDFEEFRLKILRQLVDYDQKKIQEPSTDARQREIRLQKIHDDVFQDMDKLNNTIQLQDKLKMKAQDEIKKQKTPSKLMLDCERKCKEMDKFDKLLNLIEEAKNLVKMKGEKTTAKPTQKYIPKKKKKNKPKPKPTRKWSGVMVGGIDFEPNRDVFHRRQRSVDRSKRDKNETKGEFTGSTIEDVFIQQCECNAQVSIASLLLVISAITLAKNTHDYGNIYNQIRAPPVKERCDDYNDISKWIAEQVKLSAQLRKFKRDQDAILSYFGKTPTLMTCRFYEEITLNRIVEKVNRINEMSGTQVEKLKSSGDLEKDVENVLPQITKFVSKGIKSCCENFTKLIENYKKDLNLKIKNLPSKLNEKDFGKLNENDSIQKNLGYIEKQVEEIRPLFEKLQKYFRDSQANSKCCDGLKESFKALENKLSLAKGNGYNQALKIENQLKELKDKIQENVKKTNVLKTTLGHRFENIKNILSICNQSYVHKYVSMDTSILLDLEKHAETLQKLAETLLKNLGGLDIHKPTMNLNVTLNTCQENNELLTNIQSKMGYLLEQNSKACFEGSPTDSENSSGLINKNCSSNEKLQNSIAELEKEIGILRKNLTNFPKCCQKIDDLIVHMGKLENMMKKMNQTYNDHLNANSNQLNSIKDGMDKSLRKISPIHDDGDTKNLQELARKLKKDLIKGSLTLSILKERQDDLLKDNNKNPSSLYSPDKMAGLKKDLYEFSQDIDGKLKDLELKIQSKMDAVKHLDTFNKEANQHLDKVKANTLEHKELDMRIKDQTENQIKQTNEMLNCTKKCSKINMMNDLMDQVEDMERIVK, via the exons ATGAGGCACCAAGAAAATATTCCTGAATCTGGCAGTGCTTCTAGCACATCAAAAGCATCTTCGGAAACAGATCTGTGCGAGGACTACGATTATATTTCCAAGTGGAATGATAAGCAGTTAAAGATTAATGATCAATTAAGGGACTTTCAGTTGGTAATGGACTCGATAAAAACTTCTTTCAATAGAACCACATCTATagagaaatgctgtttctatgAAAACAACTCAATGGTACTATTAATTGAAAATGTCAATGAAATTGATCCAGTTAACCAAATTCAATTCAGCAAAGATCTTTCAACGAATCTCAAAAATATTCTTTCTAAAATCAAGAAAACTGTCGTGAAGGCCTTTAATAGTTGCTGTGAAAATTTGCGAGGCGTAATAGAAAAGGTAAAGGGAGAGGTAGAAGAGAAAGTAAAGGATATAGAGCTAAAATATAAAGAGATGGACATCGAAAGTTCTAAAAGGAGTGACGGTATTCGGAAAAAGGTAAAACAACTGGAGGGCCGAATGGAAGCTGTGAAATCAAGTTTGGATAAACTTCAAAAGGAAATGGATAAAAATGATGGGAAAACCAATTGTGGTGAAGAATTAAAGGAACAAATTGCGGTTTTGGATAGTAACATTAGCACATCCAAAAATGAGGCAGAGAAGGAattcaacaaattaaataatcgACTCAAAGAGATAAAGGAAAAGCTATGGAATCAAGATAAAATATCTGATgcatttaaaaaaagtttagAGGACGGTGCCGAAattactaaaaatataatctACAAGTCCAAAAACAACTGCGGAAATATGAATAGTAGTCCAGATAAGCAAATTCAAAAGGAGGacttaattaatttgaaaaagaaaaccgaaaacctTCAGAGGCTGATTATAAACATTACCAATAAAATGGGCAACTTTAAAAATCAGGGATCGTCAACAAGCTTTAGTGTAACGTTAAATACCTGCATGACAAATAATGCAAAACTTAATGCAATTCAATCTTTACTTCAGGAAATgataaaacaacaaaatcaaaCATGTTCTAAGGCAACAAAAGATATGACTATAAATGGTAGTCCACCAGGTAATCCAAGCTGTTCCTCAGAAGATAAGCTGAAGGAACGTTTGAAAACACTGCAAAATGAATCTGCAATTCTGGACGACGAACTTAAAAAGTTCCCCAAGTGCTGCCAAAAAATTGATAAGCTTAACGTACGGGCGGAACAAATAACTAACGAACTTCAGATCCTGAACATAACATACaataatcaaattaaaggcaatacaaataaatttaatacgTTAAAGGATGACTTGGATGTAAATGTTAGAAGGATGGGCCAAATTAATTCTTCAAACCTTAATAATAGTGTTCAAAAGCAAGTAAAAGAACTTCAAAGTAAGGTATATAAAGCTGCCATAAATTTAGAGGCATTAAAAGAAACTCAAGATGATTTCATAAAGCTAATGGAGAGTACCAAACATCAAAAATATTCTCCCAATGAGATGGAGAAGCTAAGAAAAGATTTCGAAGAGTTCCGACTTAAAATTCTAAGACAGTTAGTCGATTATGATCAGAAAAAGATACAAGAACCGTCAACTGATGCTAGACAGCGTGAGATACGACTACAAAAAATCCACGATGATGTTTTCCAGGACATGGATAAATTGAATAATACTATTCAGCTACAGGACAAACTAAAAATGAAGGCCCAAgatgaaataaaaaaacagaaaacgcCATCAAAGCTTATGCTCGATTGCGAAAGAAAGTGCAAGGAAATGGACAAATTCGATAAACTCCTAAATCTTATAGAAGAAGCAAAAAATCTGGTTAAAATGAAGGGTGAAAAAACTACGGCGAAGCCAACTCAGAAATATATCccaaagaagaaaaagaaaaataaaccCAAGCCGAAGCCAACACGAAAATGGTCTGGGGTCATGGTTGGGGGCATCGATTTTGAACCCAATCGGGATGTAtttc ACCGGCGACAGAGGTCCGTGGACCGCAGTAAACGTGACAAAAATGAAACCAAAGGTGAGTTCACTGGATCGACCATCGAAGATGTGTTCATTCAACAATGCGAATGTAATGCACAGGTATCGATTGCGTCACTGCTACTTGTGATATCTGCAATTACGTTGGCGAAGAACACACATGACTACGGAAATATTTATAATCAAATAAGAGCACCACCGGTAAAAGAGCGATGTGATGACTACAATGACATTTCAAAGTGGATAGCTGAGCAGGTGAAGCTTAGTGCCCAGTTGAGAAAATTTAAGAGAGATCAGGATGCTATACTGAGCTATTTTGGCAAAACACCTACTTTAATGACCTGTCGCTTCTACGAAGAAATCACCCTGAATCGAATAGTGGAGAAGGTCAATAGGATAAACGAAATGAGTGGAACTCAAGTAGAAAAGCTTAAAAGCAGCGGAGATCTGGAAAAAGATGTGGAAAATGTTTTACCCCAAATTACAAAGTTCGTTTCTAAAGGCATCAAAAGCTGCTGTGAAAACTTcaccaaattaatagaaaattataaaaaggatctaaatttaaaaatcaagaATCTGCCAAGTAAATTAAATGAGAAAGattttggaaaattaaatgaaaatgactCTATTCAAAAGAATCTAGGGTACATAGAAAAACAAGTTGAAGAAATAAGACCACTTTTCGAGAagttacaaaaatattttcgtgATAGTCAGGCGAATTCGAAATGTTGTGATGGTCTAAAAGAATCATTTAAGGCtttggaaaataaattatCGTTAGCCAAAGGCAATGGATATAATCAGGCCCTAAAGATAGAAAATCAGCTAAAAGAACTAAAAGATAAAATAcaggaaaatgtaaaaaaGACAAATGTTTTAAAGACAACTTTAGGTCATCgctttgaaaatattaaaaatattcttaGTATCTGCAATCAAagctatgtacataaatatgtttCAATGGATACAAGTATTTTGCTTGACTTGGAAAAACATGCAGAAACCTTACAGAAACTCGCCGAAAcgcttttaaaaaatttagGCGGCTTAGACATCCATAAGCCCACaatgaatttaaatgtaaCCCTTAACACATGCCAGGAAAATAATGAATTGCTAACCAATATCCAATCTAAAATGGGGTATTTGCTTGAGCAAAATTCCAAAGCTTGTTTTGAGGGATCGCCCACAGACTCCGAAAATTCTAGTggtttaattaataaaaattgttcatCTAACGAAAAGCTACAGAACAGTATTGCGGAGCTTGAAAAGGAAATAGGAATCTTGCGTAAAAACCTAACAAACTTCCCAAAATGCTGTCAAAAAATCGACGACCTTATCGTGCATATGGGAAAACTAGAAAATATGATGAAGAAAATGAACCAAACTTACAATGATCATCTAAACGCCAACTCAAATCAACTAAATTCTATAAAAGATGGCATGGATAAATCCTTAAGAAAGATAAGCCCAATCCATGATGACGGTGATACTAAAAACCTTCAGGAGCTGGCAAGAAAGCTTAAAAAAGATCTTATAAAAGGTAGCTTGACCCTAAGCATTCTAAAAGAACGACAAGATGACTTATTAaaagataataataaaaatccaaGTTCACTATACTCTCCTGATAAGATGGCTGGTTTGAAAAAGGACTTATATGAGTTTAGCCAGGACATCGATGGAAAGTTAAAGGACTTAGAATTAAAGATACAAAGCAAAATGGACGCTGTTAAACATCTCGATACATTCAACAAAGAAGCAAATCAGCATCTAGATAAAGTTAAAGCGAATACCCTTGAACACAAAGAACTAGATATGCGGATCAAGGATCAGACAGAGAATCAAATTAAGCAAACAAATGAAATGCTTAATTGCACAAAAAAGTGTTCGAAAATTAACATGATGAACGATCTTATGGACCAAGTGGAAGACATGGAACGGATTGTTAAATAA
- the LOC117141817 gene encoding uncharacterized protein LOC117141817 — MNMRGMTKRSIWLECLRENATNMRLEHEDLGRRIAVSLASSQKALLDIDNLNQELSKMKDTIHNAISNVMGYENKCCELLLDILIKIVENNDLDAELNPNMISKTFLELDPICDKPEVLNDLSLAASDFNQ, encoded by the coding sequence ATGAACATGAGGGGGATGACCAAGCGTTCTATTTGGCTGGAATGTCTTCGGGAAAATGCCACCAATATGCGCCTGGAGCACGAGGATCTGGGACGTCGCATTGCTGTTTCTTTGGCGAGTTCACAGAAGGCTCTGCTTGATATCGACAACTTGAATCAAGAGCTGTCAAAAATGAAGGACACAATCCATAACGCCATTTCCAATGTTATGGGCTACGAAAATAAGTGTTGTGAATTGCTCCTGGATATTTTGATTAAAATAGTGGAGAACAACGACCTGGATGCTGAACTGAATCCCAACATGATCTCTAAGACTTTTCTCGAGTTGGATCCGATTTGCGATAAGCCAGAAGTTCTGAATGACCTTAGTCTTGCAGCGTCTGATTTTAATCAGTAA
- the LOC117141818 gene encoding uncharacterized protein LOC117141818, with protein MSDDGSDIFQDLESYEPYTEGSQNNSDEATAVGPLDTSEDARFSEQVFSNIQERLNRIIKRISMANSAVAQMKTKLHARIPSAPVGENADQLAGGDNPMRFENVEQENETTNE; from the coding sequence ATGTCGGACGACGGATCTGATATATTTCAAGACCTTGAAAGCTATGAGCCCTATACAGAAGGTAGCCAAAACAATAGTGACGAGGCAACAGCAGTGGGGCCTCTCGATACCTCTGAGGACGCTCGCTTCTCCGAGCAGGTATTCTCCAACATTCAGGAGCGTCTGAACCGAATCATTAAACGCATCAGCATGGCCAACTCTGCCGTGGCCCAGATGAAGACGAAACTCCATGCTCGAATTCCATCCGCACCTGTTGGCGAAAATGCCGACCAGTTGGCTGGAGGTGATAATCCGATGCGATTCGAAAACGTCGAACAAGAAAACGAAACCACCAACGAATGA